The following are encoded together in the Cottoperca gobio unplaced genomic scaffold, fCotGob3.1 fCotGob3_121arrow_ctg1, whole genome shotgun sequence genome:
- the glmp gene encoding glycosylated lysosomal membrane protein, translated as MAAAGKTRSCGAFYFSLFSLLSVFSLSESWFSGEASRRKLSVELNPGWPSPAPPGGDLLHVRAVGDNNTLHFLFCSQGAPTLLLVHTNTSSSTVNVDWTQFLSRNVSGSLKVEPESSVLYSTAVIFSRLWEYDDVNDTAEPTSDLFPPYELQNFTWSRFNLSGPNALLCGATTTFANGSLCLQLSVFDSEGRGPSLPRLLHTANSSQLGVWLDGVLPRATRSRFLLELQAVGGVYPLSRVEVHRSIDDEFTPSIFKVSQWVSSVNGSSDVLGFLQWKPVAYRQSVPALEDATPCRHSDPRPQSGEAVASASGLIRAFYAEPEAFGLNVSFGLAGDPFYNSTKFLSWTVLLGSGSPPVDSFSPLVLAMMAVGLGTPMILLLLGGVCVCVRKRAAASTYEPIN; from the exons ttGTCGGTAGAGTTGAACCCCGGCTGGCCCTCGCCAGCGCCTCCTGGTGGCGACCTGCTGCATGTGAGAGCCGTGGGAGACAACAACACGCTGCACTTCCTGTTCTGCAGCCAGGGGGCGCCGACGCTGCTGCTCGTCCACAccaacacttcttcttctactgtcaAC gtcGATTGGACTCAGTTTTTGTCTCGAAACGTCAGCGGCAGCCTGAAGGTGGAGCCAGAGAGCAGCGTCCTATACAGCACCGCCGTCATCTTCAGCAGG CTGTGGGAGTACGATGACGTTAACGACACAGCCGAgccgacctctgacctcttccCTCCATACGAGCTGCAGAACTTCACCTGGTCTCGTTTCAACCTGTCGGGTCCGAACGCTCTGCTCTGCGGAGCCACCACGACCTTCGCCAACGGATCGCTCTGCTTGCAG CTGTCTGTGTTTGATTCAGAGGGGCGTGGCCCGTCCTTGCCCCGCCTCCTCCACACCGCTAACTCCTCCCAGTTGGGGGTGTGGCTTGACGGTGTGTTGCCGAGGGCGACTCGTTCCAGGTTCCTATTGGAGCTGCAGGCGGTGGGCGGGGTTTATCCTCTGAGCAGAGTGGAGGTTCATCGATCGATCGACGACGAGTTCACGCCGTCGATATTCAAG GTGTCTCAGTGGGTCTCCTCGGTGAACGGCAGCTCCGATGTTCTGGGTTTCCTTCAGTGGAAGCCGGTGGCGTACCGACAGTCCGTTCCGGCTCTGGAGGACGCCACTCCCTGCCGTCACTCCGACCCGCGGCCTCAGAGCGGCGAGGCGGTGGCGTCGGCATCCGGTCTGATCCGAGCGTTCTACGCAGAACCAGAAGCATTCGGACTCAACGTGAGCTTCGGCCTCGCAGGAGACCCGTTCTACAACAGCACCAAGTTCCTCAGCTG GACAGTGTTGTTGGGCTCCGGCTCTCCTCCCGTCGACTCCTTCTCGCCGTTGGTTCTCGCCATGATGGCGGTCGGTCTGGGAACTCCCATGATCCTCCTGCTGCTGGGCGGAGTCTGCGTCTGCGTCCGTAAGAGGGCGGCGGCCTCGACCTACGAGCCAATCAACTGA
- the jtb gene encoding protein JTB, which translates to MESDCRIPVACCRPRVLVLHALFWGLVSLRVFGAALLSEERSAVRQLVSPCWLLEDFVVTTECSQCNAFQSTSWSSCATTGYVERVNCTRSNKDEYKSCRSAVLEEHLFWKFEAAMLALTVSFAVVVVVRQRWLDRLASEKVRRQIESI; encoded by the exons ATGGAGAGCGACTGCCGGATCCCCGTGGCGTGTTGTCGGCCACGAGTCCTCGTCCTCCACGCTCTGTTCTGGGGACTTGTCTCCCTCAG AGTGTTTGGAGCGGCTCTGCTGAGTGAAGAGAGATCTGCAG TGAGACAGCTGgtctccccctgctggctgCTGGAGGACTTCGTGGTGACCACCGAGTGTTCGCAGTGTAACGCCTTCCAGTCG ACGTCGTGGTCGTCCTGCGCAACGACGGGATACGTGGAGAGAGTTAACTGCACCAGATCCAACAAGGACGAGTACAAGAG CTGTCGCTCCGCAGTGTTGGAGGAACATCTCTTCTGGAAGTTCGAGGCGGCCATGTTGGCTCTGACAGTCTCCTTTGCCGTCGTGGTGGTCGTCCGTCAGCGCTGGCTCGACCGCCTCGCCTCTGAAAAGGTCCGCCGGCAGATCGAGTCCATCTAA